Proteins found in one Columba livia isolate bColLiv1 breed racing homer chromosome 11, bColLiv1.pat.W.v2, whole genome shotgun sequence genomic segment:
- the TJP1 gene encoding tight junction protein ZO-1 isoform X7 gives MKYQKYLTVLQMAIGVTASNRGSLMPLKRKLWVTPSSESPNGATCSVSQGKPSLRRIKGRIHRSKSLDSIDFCEFTSTTMEETAIWEQHTVTLHRAPGFGFGIAISGGRDNPHFQSGETSIVISDVLKGGPAEGLLQENDRVAMVNGVSMDNVEHAFAVQQLRKSGKNAKITIRRMKKIQIPVARTEPDPVSENEDDSYDEEIRDPRSSRGGPSANRRHEKSWVRDRSASRERSLSPRSDRRSVTSSQPAKPTKVTLVKSRKNEEYGLRLASHIFVKEISQDSLAARDGNIQEGDVVLKINGTVTENMSLADAKTLIERSKGKLKMVVQRDERATLLNVPDLSDSIHSANASERDDISEIQSLASDHSNRSHDRPRRSRSRSPDQRSEPSDHSRHSPQQPSNSSHRSREEERITKPGAISTPVKNADDNSKTMEEVTVERTEKQTPPLPEPKPVYAQGGQPDVDLPVSPSDGPLPNSTHEDGMLRPSMKLVKFRKGDSVGLRLAGGNDVGIFVAGVLEDSPAAKEGLEEGDQILRVNNVDFTNIIREEAVLFLLDLPKGEEVTILAQKKKDVYRRIVESDVGDSFYIRTHFEYEKESPYGLSFNKGEVFRVVDTLYNGKLGSWLAIRIGKNHKEVERGIIPNKNRAEQLASVQYTLPKTAGGDRADFWRFRGLRSSKRNLRKSREDLSAQPVQTKFPAYERVVLREAGFLRPVTIFGPIADVAREKLAREEPDIFQIAKSEPRDAGTDQRSSGIIRLHTIKQIIDRDKHALLDVTPNAVDRLNYAQWYPIVVFLNPDSKQGVKTMRMRLCPESRKSARKLYERAHKLRKNNHHLFTTTINLNSMNEGWYGALKEAIQQQQNQLVWVSEGKADGATSDDLDLHDDRLSYLSAPGSEYSMYSTDSRHTSDYEDTDTEGGAYTDQELDETLNDEVGTPPESAITRSSEPVREDSSGMHHETQTYPTYASQAQPQPNLRIDSSGFKATTTQPKAEASPAVPYLSPSPESHPATSSTSAVNANVNLTNVRLEEPTAAPYNSYQPQAGPLRTTSAEGAHIVLRDQEPSSLSPHVDPAKVYRKDPYISEEASRQSYILKQPAINHPVQRQERDPNLIYESQAQYAEKQPSRDYEQSTYRYDSTNYVDQFSRGYDPRLHYDDRVPPYEEHWAYYDEKQPYNQTRTGYENQPPRDLDSRQNIEESTERSYYPAQPRFEEPPPMSYDGRPRYEHAPKNFSLPQVRYEDQHAVGYDTHGRYKQEAQPYQSAISRSPEPKPYFDPHIRGYEQGPPQAYNAKAGQYEPHGTSGVALPPPPSSQTKPEVLPSNSKPLPTPPSLAEEEEDPAMKPQSVRSRVKIFERRRSPSLEKMKDPSDTSAVKPPELAPKPTLTTVSGPKPTSQSQYEHDKTTYRAPEPQRPQAKPPEDIVRSNHYDPEEDEEYYRKQLSYFDRRSFENKPSAQVPASHHSEPTKQMHSQNQLNFTSYTKGKTTNTESMDRPVGEKRYEPISQVTTPPPAPSVQYTQPQSINSPVLSLPAHHKPALSEVNSASDPPPPQNKPALFRSSREDTVQSTFYPQKSFPDKGPVNGTEQIQKTVTPSYNRFTTKPYTSAARPFERKFESPKFNHNLLPNETQHKPELPSKSPNSPQPILKSHSSSQPPEFDSGMETFAVQVDKPKYQPNNVNAVPKAIPVSPSALEDEEEEDGHTVVATARGVFNSNGGVLSSIETGVSIIIPQGAIPEGIEQEIYFKVCRDNSILPPLDKEKGETLLSPLVMCGPHGLKFLKPVELRLPHCASMTPDGWSFALKSSDSSSGDPKTWQNKSLPGDPNYLVGANCVSVLIDHF, from the exons agCACAACAATGGAAGAAACAGCTATATGGGAACAACACACAGTGACTCTTCACAGG GCCCCTGGATTTGGATTTGGTATTGCAATATCCGGAGGCAGAGATAATCCTCACTTTCAGAGTGGTGAGACATCAATAGTTATTTCTGATGTGCTGAAAGGAGGCCCAGCAGAAGGACTACTACA agaAAATGACCGTGTTGCAATGGTTAATGGAGTTTCAATGGATAATGTCGAGCATGCATTTGCTGTTCAGCAGCTGAGGAAAAGTGGGAAGAATGCCAAAATT ACTATCCGAAGGATGAAGAAAATTCAGATTCCGGTGGCTCGAACAGAACCTGACCCAGTGtctgaaaatgaagatgatAGCTATGATGAAGAGATACGGGATCCAAGAAGCAGCCGTGGTGGTCCAAGTGCCAACAGAAGGCATGAGAAGAGCTGGGTAAGAGATCGAAGTGCTAGTAGAGAGAGAAGCTTATCGCCGAGATCAGACAGAAGGTCGGTTACTTCCAGTCAGCCTGCAAAACCTACCAAAGTAACCCTGGTGAAATCAAGGAAAAATGAAG AGTATGGCCTACGGTTGGCAAGCCACATATTTGTCAAAGAAATATCCCAGGACAGCCTGGCAGCAAGAGATGGCAATATTCAGGAAGGAGATGTTGTACTCAAG ATAAATGGCacagtgacagaaaatatgTCCTTAGCGGATGCAAAAACACTAATAGAAAGGTCAAAAGGCAAGTTGAAGATGGTTGTTCAGCGAGACGAGCGAGCTACACTGTTGAATGTTCCTGATCTTTCTGACAGTATTCATTCTGCTAATGCTTCAGAAAGAGATG ACATTTCAGAAATTCAGTCGCTGGCATCAGATCATTCCAACCGATCACATGACAGGCCCCGCCGCAGTCGTTCACGATCTCCTGACCAGAGGTCAGAGCCTTCAGACCATTCCAGACATTCTCCACAGcagcccagcaacagcag TCATCGAagcagagaagaggagagaataACTAAACCAGGGGCTATCTCTACACCTGTAAAGAATGCAGATGATAATTCTAAAACTATGGAAGAGGTCACAgttgaaagaactgaaaaacaaactcCACCACTCCCAg AACCAAAGCCAGTGTATGCACAAGGAGGTCAGCCAGATGTGGATTTACCTGTCAGTCCATCTGATGGTCCTTTACCCAATTCAACCCACGAAGATGGAATGCTTCG GCCAAGCATGAAACTGGTCAAATTCAGAAAAGGAGATAGCGTGGGCTTGCGACTAGCAGGTGGGAATGATGTTGGCATATTTGTAGCTGGTGTTCTGGAAGACAGCCCTGCAGCGAAAGAAGGATTAGAGGAAGGGGACCAGATTCTCAGG GTAAATAATGTAGACTTCACAAATATCATCAGAGAAGAAGCTGTCCTTTTTTTACTTGATCTTCCTAAAGGTGAAGAAGTAACCATTttggcacagaagaaaaaagatg tttatcGTCGCATTGTTGAGTCTGATGTAGGGGACTCTTTCTATATCAGAACTCATTTTGAATATGAAAAGGAATCTCCTTACGGACTAAGTTTCAACAAAGGTGAAGTGTTCCGGGTGGTggacactctgtacaatggcaAACTGGGTTCTTGGCTGGCGATTCGAATTGGCAAGAATCATAAGGAAGTTGAAAGAGGTATCATACCTAACAAAAACAG AGCTGAGCAACTAGCTAGCGTACAGTACACGCTTCCAAAGACAGCAGGAGGAGATCGAGCGGATTTTTGGAGATTCCGAGGCTTGCGTAGCTCAAAAAGAAATCTCcggaaaagcagagaagatcTTTCTGCCCAACCTGTTCAGACAAAGTTTCCTGCCTACGAAAGAGTTGTTCTTCGGGAAG CTGGGTTTCTCAGACCTGTAACCATTTTTGGTCCAATTGCTGATGTTGCACGGGAGAAACTTGCTAGAGAAGAACCAGATATCTTTCAAATTGCAA AAAGTGAACCAAGAGACGCTGGTACTGACCAACGTAGTTCTGGCATAATTCGTCTTCACACTATAAAACAGATAATTGATAGA GACAAACATGCTTTATTAGATGTGACTCCTAATGCAGTGGACCGTCTGAATTATGCCCAGTGGTATCCTATTGTAGTGTTCCTAAATCCTGATTCTAAGCAAGGTGTAAAGACTATGAGAATGAGGTTGTGCCCAGAATCACGAAAAAGTGCCAGAAAGCTGTATGAAAGAGCTCACAAGCTACGCAAAAATAATCACCATCTATTCACAA CTACCATTAACTTGAATTCAATGAATGAAGGATGGTATGGAGCTCTGAAGGAAGCAATTCAGCAACAACAGAACCAACTAGTGTGGGTTTCTGAaggaaag GCAGATGGTGCTACAAGTGATGACCTTGATTTACATGATGACCGCCTTTCTTACCTCTCGGCTCCTGGGAGTGAGTATTCTATGTACAGCACAGACAGTAGGCACACGTCTGATTATGAAGACACAGATACGGAAGGGGGTGCTTATACTGATCAAGAACTGGATGAAACGCTGAATGATGAGGTTGGGACTCCTCCTGAATCTGCTATTACACGTTCTTCTGAACCTGTTAGAGAGGATTCTTCTGGAATGCATCATGAAACTCAGACTTATCCTACTTATGCATCTCAAGCTCAGCCGCAGCCAAATCTCAGAATAGATTCTTCAGGATTTAAAGCAACTACTACTCAGCCG aaagcagaagccTCACCTGCAGTCCCTTACCTTTCCCCGTCGCCTGAATCACACCCTGCAACCTCATCAACCTCTGCAGTAAATGCTAATGTAAACCTAACTAATGTCAGACTGGAGGAGCCTACTGCTGCTCCTTACAACTCTTACCAACCACAAGCGGGCCCCTTAAGAACAacaagtgctgagggagctcatATAGTCCTAAGAGATCAAGAGCCATCATCCTTATCGCCGCATGTAGATCCAGCAAAG GTATACCGAAAGGATCCATATATTAGTGAAGAAGCATCCAGACAAAGCTACATCTTAAAACAGCCAGCAATTAATCACCCAGTACAGAGACAGGAAAGAGACCCGAATCTGATCTATGAATCCCAGGCTCAGTATGCAGAAAAACAACCGAGTAGGGACTATGAACAGTCTACATATAGATATGATTCTACAAACTATGTTGACCAATTTTCTCGTGGTTATGACCCTCGCCTACATTATGATGACCGTGTGCCTCCCTATGAGGAGCACTGGGCTTATTATGATGAAAAACAGCCCTACAACCAAACACGAACAGGTTATGAAAACCAGCCTCCTAGGGATCTTGATTCCAGACAAAATATAGAAGAGAGCACAGAACGCAGCTATTACCCAGCACAACCTCGTTTTGAGGAACCCCCTCCAATGAGCTATGATGGTAGACCTCGCTATGAGCATGCACCCAAGAACTTCAGCTTACCACAAGTGCGATATGAAGATCAACATGCTGTTGGGTATGACACACATGGTAGGTACAAACAAGAAGCTCAGCCATACCAGTCAGCCATATCTCGATCTCCTGAACCGAAGCCGTACTTTGATCCGCATATAAGGGGCTATGAACAAGGTCCTCCTCAAGCTTATAATGCTAAAGCTGGACAATATGAGCCTCATGGCACTTCAGGTgttgctcttcctcctcccccttcaTCACAAACCAAACCGGAAGTTTTGCCTTCTAACAGTAAACCACTGCCTACACCACCATCTCtagcagaggaagaagaagatcCAGCCATGAAGCCACAGTCTGTGCGAAGCAGGGTTAAGATATTTGAAAGAAGAAGATCACCatctttggaaaaaatgaaggaCCCAAGTGATACATCAGCTGTCAAG CCTCCAGAACTAGCACCTAAGCCTACACTCACAACTGTGAgtggtccaaaaccaacttctCAAAGCCAGTATGAACACGACAAAACAACTTACAG AGCCCCAGAACCACAGAGACCTCAAGCGAAGCCACCTGAAGATATTGTACGTTCAAACCATTATGATcctgaagaagatgaagaatatTATCGAAAGCAGCTCTCGTACTTTGATCGCAGGAGTTTTGAAAACAAGCCATCTGCCCAGGTTCCTGCCAGCCATCATTCTGAGCCCACTAAACAAATGCATTCGCAGAATCAGCTGAATTTCACCAGTTACACTAA gGGGAAAACAACCAATACTGAATCAATGGATAGGCCTGTGGGTGAGAAACGCTATGAGCCAATCTCTCAAGTGACgactcctcctcctgctccctcgGTCCAGTACACACAACCTCAGTCCATTAATAGTCCTGTCCTGTCTCTCCCAGCACATCACAAGCCTGCACTTTCTGAAG TTAACTCTGCGTCTGACCCTCCTCCACCTCAGAATAAGCCAGCACTTTTCAGATCCTCTAGAGAGGACACTGTGCAGTCTACTTTTTATCCTCAGAAGAGCTTCCCTGACAAAGGCCCCGTTAATGGAACTGAACAGATTCAGAAAACAGTCACTCCTTCTTACAACCGCTTTACAACAAAACCTTACACTAGTGCTGCGAGGCCCTTTGAACGCAAGTTTGAAAGTCCTAAATTCAACCATAATCTCTTGCCAAATGAAACTCAACATAAACCAGAGTTGCCATCAAAATCTCCAAATTCTCCTCAACCGATTTTGAAATCCCACAGCTCATCGCAGCCTCCTGAGTTTGACAGTGGGATGGAGACCTTTGCTGTACAGGTTGACAAGCCTAAATATCAACCAAATAATGTTAATGCTGTGCCTAAAGCCATTCCTGTAAG CCCTTCAGCGCTcgaggatgaggaggaagaagacgGACACACTGTTGTAGCTACAGCAAGAGGTGTCTTTAACAGCAATGGTGGTGTATTGAGCTCCATAGAGACTGGAGTCAGTATTATTATACCACAAGGAGCCATTCCCGAGGGAATAGAGcaagaaatatatttcaaagtCTGCAGAGACAACAGTATACTTCCACCTTTGGACAAAGAGAAAG GTGAAACACTTCTTAGCCCCTTGGTAATGTGTGGGCCTCATGGACTAAAATTCCTGAAGCCAGTGGAGCTGCGCCTGCCACACTGTGCGTCTATGACCCCTGATGGTTGGTCTTTTGCTCTAAAATCCTCCGACTCCTCGTCGG GTGACCCCAAAACCTGGCAGAACAAGTCTCTTCCTGGGGATCCAAACTATCTTGTTGGAGCAAACTGTGTCTCAGTCCTAATTGACCACTTCTAA
- the TJP1 gene encoding tight junction protein ZO-1 isoform X16, whose protein sequence is MGAGGIPQMAIGVTASNRGSLMPLKRKLWVTPSSESPNGATCSVSQGKPSLRRIKGRIHRSKSLDSIDFCEFTSTTMEETAIWEQHTVTLHRAPGFGFGIAISGGRDNPHFQSGETSIVISDVLKGGPAEGLLQENDRVAMVNGVSMDNVEHAFAVQQLRKSGKNAKITIRRMKKIQIPVARTEPDPVSENEDDSYDEEIRDPRSSRGGPSANRRHEKSWVRDRSASRERSLSPRSDRRSVTSSQPAKPTKVTLVKSRKNEEYGLRLASHIFVKEISQDSLAARDGNIQEGDVVLKINGTVTENMSLADAKTLIERSKGKLKMVVQRDERATLLNVPDLSDSIHSANASERDDISEIQSLASDHSNRSHDRPRRSRSRSPDQRSEPSDHSRHSPQQPSNSSHRSREEERITKPGAISTPVKNADDNSKTMEEVTVERTEKQTPPLPEPKPVYAQGGQPDVDLPVSPSDGPLPNSTHEDGMLRPSMKLVKFRKGDSVGLRLAGGNDVGIFVAGVLEDSPAAKEGLEEGDQILRVNNVDFTNIIREEAVLFLLDLPKGEEVTILAQKKKDVYRRIVESDVGDSFYIRTHFEYEKESPYGLSFNKGEVFRVVDTLYNGKLGSWLAIRIGKNHKEVERGIIPNKNRAEQLASVQYTLPKTAGGDRADFWRFRGLRSSKRNLRKSREDLSAQPVQTKFPAYERVVLREAGFLRPVTIFGPIADVAREKLAREEPDIFQIAKSEPRDAGTDQRSSGIIRLHTIKQIIDRDKHALLDVTPNAVDRLNYAQWYPIVVFLNPDSKQGVKTMRMRLCPESRKSARKLYERAHKLRKNNHHLFTTTINLNSMNEGWYGALKEAIQQQQNQLVWVSEGKADGATSDDLDLHDDRLSYLSAPGSEYSMYSTDSRHTSDYEDTDTEGGAYTDQELDETLNDEVGTPPESAITRSSEPVREDSSGMHHETQTYPTYASQAQPQPNLRIDSSGFKATTTQPVYRKDPYISEEASRQSYILKQPAINHPVQRQERDPNLIYESQAQYAEKQPSRDYEQSTYRYDSTNYVDQFSRGYDPRLHYDDRVPPYEEHWAYYDEKQPYNQTRTGYENQPPRDLDSRQNIEESTERSYYPAQPRFEEPPPMSYDGRPRYEHAPKNFSLPQVRYEDQHAVGYDTHGRYKQEAQPYQSAISRSPEPKPYFDPHIRGYEQGPPQAYNAKAGQYEPHGTSGVALPPPPSSQTKPEVLPSNSKPLPTPPSLAEEEEDPAMKPQSVRSRVKIFERRRSPSLEKMKDPSDTSAVKPPELAPKPTLTTVSGPKPTSQSQYEHDKTTYRAPEPQRPQAKPPEDIVRSNHYDPEEDEEYYRKQLSYFDRRSFENKPSAQVPASHHSEPTKQMHSQNQLNFTSYTKGKTTNTESMDRPVGEKRYEPISQVTTPPPAPSVQYTQPQSINSPVLSLPAHHKPALSEVNSASDPPPPQNKPALFRSSREDTVQSTFYPQKSFPDKGPVNGTEQIQKTVTPSYNRFTTKPYTSAARPFERKFESPKFNHNLLPNETQHKPELPSKSPNSPQPILKSHSSSQPPEFDSGMETFAVQVDKPKYQPNNVNAVPKAIPVSPSALEDEEEEDGHTVVATARGVFNSNGGVLSSIETGVSIIIPQGAIPEGIEQEIYFKVCRDNSILPPLDKEKGETLLSPLVMCGPHGLKFLKPVELRLPHCASMTPDGWSFALKSSDSSSGDPKTWQNKSLPGDPNYLVGANCVSVLIDHF, encoded by the exons agCACAACAATGGAAGAAACAGCTATATGGGAACAACACACAGTGACTCTTCACAGG GCCCCTGGATTTGGATTTGGTATTGCAATATCCGGAGGCAGAGATAATCCTCACTTTCAGAGTGGTGAGACATCAATAGTTATTTCTGATGTGCTGAAAGGAGGCCCAGCAGAAGGACTACTACA agaAAATGACCGTGTTGCAATGGTTAATGGAGTTTCAATGGATAATGTCGAGCATGCATTTGCTGTTCAGCAGCTGAGGAAAAGTGGGAAGAATGCCAAAATT ACTATCCGAAGGATGAAGAAAATTCAGATTCCGGTGGCTCGAACAGAACCTGACCCAGTGtctgaaaatgaagatgatAGCTATGATGAAGAGATACGGGATCCAAGAAGCAGCCGTGGTGGTCCAAGTGCCAACAGAAGGCATGAGAAGAGCTGGGTAAGAGATCGAAGTGCTAGTAGAGAGAGAAGCTTATCGCCGAGATCAGACAGAAGGTCGGTTACTTCCAGTCAGCCTGCAAAACCTACCAAAGTAACCCTGGTGAAATCAAGGAAAAATGAAG AGTATGGCCTACGGTTGGCAAGCCACATATTTGTCAAAGAAATATCCCAGGACAGCCTGGCAGCAAGAGATGGCAATATTCAGGAAGGAGATGTTGTACTCAAG ATAAATGGCacagtgacagaaaatatgTCCTTAGCGGATGCAAAAACACTAATAGAAAGGTCAAAAGGCAAGTTGAAGATGGTTGTTCAGCGAGACGAGCGAGCTACACTGTTGAATGTTCCTGATCTTTCTGACAGTATTCATTCTGCTAATGCTTCAGAAAGAGATG ACATTTCAGAAATTCAGTCGCTGGCATCAGATCATTCCAACCGATCACATGACAGGCCCCGCCGCAGTCGTTCACGATCTCCTGACCAGAGGTCAGAGCCTTCAGACCATTCCAGACATTCTCCACAGcagcccagcaacagcag TCATCGAagcagagaagaggagagaataACTAAACCAGGGGCTATCTCTACACCTGTAAAGAATGCAGATGATAATTCTAAAACTATGGAAGAGGTCACAgttgaaagaactgaaaaacaaactcCACCACTCCCAg AACCAAAGCCAGTGTATGCACAAGGAGGTCAGCCAGATGTGGATTTACCTGTCAGTCCATCTGATGGTCCTTTACCCAATTCAACCCACGAAGATGGAATGCTTCG GCCAAGCATGAAACTGGTCAAATTCAGAAAAGGAGATAGCGTGGGCTTGCGACTAGCAGGTGGGAATGATGTTGGCATATTTGTAGCTGGTGTTCTGGAAGACAGCCCTGCAGCGAAAGAAGGATTAGAGGAAGGGGACCAGATTCTCAGG GTAAATAATGTAGACTTCACAAATATCATCAGAGAAGAAGCTGTCCTTTTTTTACTTGATCTTCCTAAAGGTGAAGAAGTAACCATTttggcacagaagaaaaaagatg tttatcGTCGCATTGTTGAGTCTGATGTAGGGGACTCTTTCTATATCAGAACTCATTTTGAATATGAAAAGGAATCTCCTTACGGACTAAGTTTCAACAAAGGTGAAGTGTTCCGGGTGGTggacactctgtacaatggcaAACTGGGTTCTTGGCTGGCGATTCGAATTGGCAAGAATCATAAGGAAGTTGAAAGAGGTATCATACCTAACAAAAACAG AGCTGAGCAACTAGCTAGCGTACAGTACACGCTTCCAAAGACAGCAGGAGGAGATCGAGCGGATTTTTGGAGATTCCGAGGCTTGCGTAGCTCAAAAAGAAATCTCcggaaaagcagagaagatcTTTCTGCCCAACCTGTTCAGACAAAGTTTCCTGCCTACGAAAGAGTTGTTCTTCGGGAAG CTGGGTTTCTCAGACCTGTAACCATTTTTGGTCCAATTGCTGATGTTGCACGGGAGAAACTTGCTAGAGAAGAACCAGATATCTTTCAAATTGCAA AAAGTGAACCAAGAGACGCTGGTACTGACCAACGTAGTTCTGGCATAATTCGTCTTCACACTATAAAACAGATAATTGATAGA GACAAACATGCTTTATTAGATGTGACTCCTAATGCAGTGGACCGTCTGAATTATGCCCAGTGGTATCCTATTGTAGTGTTCCTAAATCCTGATTCTAAGCAAGGTGTAAAGACTATGAGAATGAGGTTGTGCCCAGAATCACGAAAAAGTGCCAGAAAGCTGTATGAAAGAGCTCACAAGCTACGCAAAAATAATCACCATCTATTCACAA CTACCATTAACTTGAATTCAATGAATGAAGGATGGTATGGAGCTCTGAAGGAAGCAATTCAGCAACAACAGAACCAACTAGTGTGGGTTTCTGAaggaaag GCAGATGGTGCTACAAGTGATGACCTTGATTTACATGATGACCGCCTTTCTTACCTCTCGGCTCCTGGGAGTGAGTATTCTATGTACAGCACAGACAGTAGGCACACGTCTGATTATGAAGACACAGATACGGAAGGGGGTGCTTATACTGATCAAGAACTGGATGAAACGCTGAATGATGAGGTTGGGACTCCTCCTGAATCTGCTATTACACGTTCTTCTGAACCTGTTAGAGAGGATTCTTCTGGAATGCATCATGAAACTCAGACTTATCCTACTTATGCATCTCAAGCTCAGCCGCAGCCAAATCTCAGAATAGATTCTTCAGGATTTAAAGCAACTACTACTCAGCCG GTATACCGAAAGGATCCATATATTAGTGAAGAAGCATCCAGACAAAGCTACATCTTAAAACAGCCAGCAATTAATCACCCAGTACAGAGACAGGAAAGAGACCCGAATCTGATCTATGAATCCCAGGCTCAGTATGCAGAAAAACAACCGAGTAGGGACTATGAACAGTCTACATATAGATATGATTCTACAAACTATGTTGACCAATTTTCTCGTGGTTATGACCCTCGCCTACATTATGATGACCGTGTGCCTCCCTATGAGGAGCACTGGGCTTATTATGATGAAAAACAGCCCTACAACCAAACACGAACAGGTTATGAAAACCAGCCTCCTAGGGATCTTGATTCCAGACAAAATATAGAAGAGAGCACAGAACGCAGCTATTACCCAGCACAACCTCGTTTTGAGGAACCCCCTCCAATGAGCTATGATGGTAGACCTCGCTATGAGCATGCACCCAAGAACTTCAGCTTACCACAAGTGCGATATGAAGATCAACATGCTGTTGGGTATGACACACATGGTAGGTACAAACAAGAAGCTCAGCCATACCAGTCAGCCATATCTCGATCTCCTGAACCGAAGCCGTACTTTGATCCGCATATAAGGGGCTATGAACAAGGTCCTCCTCAAGCTTATAATGCTAAAGCTGGACAATATGAGCCTCATGGCACTTCAGGTgttgctcttcctcctcccccttcaTCACAAACCAAACCGGAAGTTTTGCCTTCTAACAGTAAACCACTGCCTACACCACCATCTCtagcagaggaagaagaagatcCAGCCATGAAGCCACAGTCTGTGCGAAGCAGGGTTAAGATATTTGAAAGAAGAAGATCACCatctttggaaaaaatgaaggaCCCAAGTGATACATCAGCTGTCAAG CCTCCAGAACTAGCACCTAAGCCTACACTCACAACTGTGAgtggtccaaaaccaacttctCAAAGCCAGTATGAACACGACAAAACAACTTACAG AGCCCCAGAACCACAGAGACCTCAAGCGAAGCCACCTGAAGATATTGTACGTTCAAACCATTATGATcctgaagaagatgaagaatatTATCGAAAGCAGCTCTCGTACTTTGATCGCAGGAGTTTTGAAAACAAGCCATCTGCCCAGGTTCCTGCCAGCCATCATTCTGAGCCCACTAAACAAATGCATTCGCAGAATCAGCTGAATTTCACCAGTTACACTAA gGGGAAAACAACCAATACTGAATCAATGGATAGGCCTGTGGGTGAGAAACGCTATGAGCCAATCTCTCAAGTGACgactcctcctcctgctccctcgGTCCAGTACACACAACCTCAGTCCATTAATAGTCCTGTCCTGTCTCTCCCAGCACATCACAAGCCTGCACTTTCTGAAG TTAACTCTGCGTCTGACCCTCCTCCACCTCAGAATAAGCCAGCACTTTTCAGATCCTCTAGAGAGGACACTGTGCAGTCTACTTTTTATCCTCAGAAGAGCTTCCCTGACAAAGGCCCCGTTAATGGAACTGAACAGATTCAGAAAACAGTCACTCCTTCTTACAACCGCTTTACAACAAAACCTTACACTAGTGCTGCGAGGCCCTTTGAACGCAAGTTTGAAAGTCCTAAATTCAACCATAATCTCTTGCCAAATGAAACTCAACATAAACCAGAGTTGCCATCAAAATCTCCAAATTCTCCTCAACCGATTTTGAAATCCCACAGCTCATCGCAGCCTCCTGAGTTTGACAGTGGGATGGAGACCTTTGCTGTACAGGTTGACAAGCCTAAATATCAACCAAATAATGTTAATGCTGTGCCTAAAGCCATTCCTGTAAG CCCTTCAGCGCTcgaggatgaggaggaagaagacgGACACACTGTTGTAGCTACAGCAAGAGGTGTCTTTAACAGCAATGGTGGTGTATTGAGCTCCATAGAGACTGGAGTCAGTATTATTATACCACAAGGAGCCATTCCCGAGGGAATAGAGcaagaaatatatttcaaagtCTGCAGAGACAACAGTATACTTCCACCTTTGGACAAAGAGAAAG GTGAAACACTTCTTAGCCCCTTGGTAATGTGTGGGCCTCATGGACTAAAATTCCTGAAGCCAGTGGAGCTGCGCCTGCCACACTGTGCGTCTATGACCCCTGATGGTTGGTCTTTTGCTCTAAAATCCTCCGACTCCTCGTCGG GTGACCCCAAAACCTGGCAGAACAAGTCTCTTCCTGGGGATCCAAACTATCTTGTTGGAGCAAACTGTGTCTCAGTCCTAATTGACCACTTCTAA